The Cryptomeria japonica chromosome 9, Sugi_1.0, whole genome shotgun sequence DNA segment gattgaagaaaaaaaacGCAACCACAAAATATTATCATTTCATATTGCGTAAGACTACCGAAACAATAGAAATATTTTGGGTGGTAGAGAGGCAGACATGTCATCTAGTCAATGCTTGTCCTTTTCTAGGGTTTAGAGAGTGCATATATTTTATGAACTATTTTTAGGGTTTATAACTACAGAAAAAGTCAGTTGTTTTAAACCCCTCGTTAGGGTTTAGAAGGGCAGTGAAAATAAGGTTGTTGCGTAGCCTTTTTTCTAGTAAGGTTGTTGCGTAGCCTTTTTTCTCTCAACAGCTGCGTTCACGCGATACAGACTGAAGATCCTTCGAAGCTTTTTTTGCAGTAGGAAAATTCTTTTAATTCTTTATATTTTTTTCCCTTATTAACAGACGGCAATGCCTGCTTTGGAGGTAATTTCTGCTCCGAAAATGGAGTCCAAGAAGAAATCTAAACACAGTCCTTTCTCTGCCGAGAAAAAGAAAAAGTCGTCAAAGACAGAGGAAGAAGAGAATGAAGAGGCTGAAATGGGATTCGAACGCGTGAACTCTAAGAGGAAATTATCGAAGTCGGCGGCGGGGGAGGAGCCCagccccaagaagaagaagaagaagaagagctgGGACAgtgatgttgaagaagaaaaagtagCAGCGCAAAAATATGAAGTAGAAAAAGAAGATGATGACGAAGACGAAGGGGAAACAGAAGTGGAGAACCTGAATGCCGTTTCTAATTTTAATATATCGGAGGCTTTAAGGCAGAAGTTAAAGTCTAAAGGAATCGAGTCGCTATTTCCCATACAAGCAATGACGTTTGAGACTATATACAAGGGCTTTGATTTGGTGGGTCGAGCTCGAACTGGACAGGTATGCTAGTATTGTtttcatatttatattttaatgATAATTTTGCTTGCTTATTTATTGTGTAATGTCCCTTCTTACAGCGGTTAAAACTAGCCATAATATTTCTTATCTGAGGAAGATCTTGAATATGCTGTCAATTTATGTAATTTTGGCATTCGGAGTGAATTTATTAACTTAACATGTTAGAAGGTTGAGAAAACGAGTGATCTGGAAAAAGATAATGCCGATGGAAACTAGTGATTTCGATGCCTAGCTTGAATTGAATTTCCTTAATCTGACGTGAAAAGTAAACTGCGCTACCTATTATATGCCATATTTATAGGATAGTGATAACTTTCAGTTCTCATCcttaattttcacatattaagtttccTGTAACTTGAAGCTTTTGTCTCACATACCATTAATGCAGGCTAATTGAATTCCCATTATAGTTTAACCCGGTGAGCAGTAAAGAGCTTCATTAAATTTACCTGGGAGTCTCAATGGCGTCTTGAAGGTTTTTCTGTTCGAGGTTGTTAAAAATAATTTATATGTAGTCTTATAGCTAGCAATCCAAGGTATGATGCAAATTCTAATTGCCTTTTATGAGGAATTAATTTGGAAGGAACAATACATTAGAATTGAAGGTGCTAGGAAATAAGGTAGGTGGGCTGTAATACTTCGAATGTGTCATAATACTGTGGACCTTGAGGCTGTAAGATGTCCTTTTGCTTACAATCATATCAATATGTGGGAAGGTTGAAGTTGGAGGTTTAGGGGTTGAGCCACCAATGGCGTCTAAGGGCAGTGCCCTAGGCAAGTTCCTTGTTGTGATACAAGGCAGTGTCAAGAGGTAGTGTTTTTGCCAACAACTGCAAATTAAGGCCTTCAAAGCCACTCAAATGGTTGTAGTGCATGCCAGCTGTAATCAAAGTGGCTAAGGAACCCACAAATGATACGTGCAATAATCAAAAGGAATGTAGAAAAGTAAACACTAGGTAGCATAGCGCAGCGAGCACTTGATGCCTTAAATAGAGCTCTTTGCACAAACATCAAGAGCCTATGTGTGTAACAAATACACACACGGTCATTGATTGACATACACCTCTCCTCCAAACTTAAAAATTGGCCAGTTCTCTTCATCATCAGTCAATATAAAAGAATATATTCTTATACAGCCTAGAGCTATCAAGTTAAAACAAGCCAACATGTGGTAAAAATAATATCACCATTGGAGGCAACCGAGGGGGTTATAAACTTAATAACTTATAAAGCCTTTACTAAATTTCAACTTGTTCACTAAAGAGAGCCAAATACAGTTCTTGATCAGTACCCGTATTGGCTAAAAAGTAAAAGGTCACCACTATATTGATTTCCTTTTAACAATGTTTAAAGCTTAATTCTTCAAAGAATTTACTTCGTATGATTCTGCCTCTAAAAAAATAGTATTTTCCCAATTTGGGCATTGACCAGAGTGCAGCCCTTGATTCTCATTTATCGAGTCACCTTTAAGAACTAGCCTTCTACACCCATGAGAAGAAGTCAATGCTATGCCTGACCATTGCAGAATCCCATTCCATCTCTTTATTTGTCTGAAGAGGAAGCCATGTTTTTTTATACATTTACAGTGGTGCAACTTTAGATGCACATGTGTGCGTGTGTATAAACTATTCTGCTTTTTTATTGACATGTGACAATTGTCATTGAAATGTCTATTATCAGATATGTTCTGTATTTAAATTTGTATATTTTGTGCAAATCATGGTTATATACTAAACACAGGTGATGATTGATAGTTTAATGTCTATTGTCAAATGTTTACGATAAACAAAATGGTTTATGGTACTTGATATTGAATTATCAATTAGTAACCCTGTTCAGTATTTAATTTTGTATATTTTGTGCAAATATGTATGCAATTGGTTTTAAGGAAATATGCAGTTTTCCTTAAGTCATCTATTGTGTCATTGAAATAATTTAGGGGACTTATCTTTTTCTTAATTAGTGTTTAGATGTGACATGCCAATCAAGTAGTTTTGGAATGTTAATTATTTTGACTGACTACTGAGCTATTCCGTTTCAGTTATCACGTCTCTGATATGTACATTAATATTTCCAGGGTAAAACATTGGCATTTGTGTTGCCTATTTTGGAGTCATTAACAAGTGGACAATATGCAAAAGATAGGAATAAGTCCTATGGAAAGCTACCTAGTGTGATTGTTTTGGTTCCAACTCGGGAGCTTGCAAAACAGGTATTATTCTAACTTTGACCTGAACACTGTAATTATTTTAGTGTTTTgaaaatatgttctttctttggcAATTTATTTACAAGTTTGCATCAGTAATTCTAGGAACTCTGTATGACAACTTTTGATATGCAGGTTCATTCAGATTTTGAGTTTTATGGTGGATCTGTTGGCATTAATACATGCTGTGTGTATGGAGGTGCTCCATATGGTCCGCAGGAAAATGCACTACGTagaggtgtagatgttgttgttggAACACCAGGTCGTATCAAGGTAAGTGAGTAGCATTTTTCAACTACTTCCCTTATATGTGACAGTTTGTTGGTAAAAAACTTGTGTCAATTTCTTTGCACAGGATCATATCGAGAGAGGGAGTCTTAACTTGAAATCATTGAAATTTCGTGTCCTGGATGAGGCTGATGAAATGCTTAACATGGGCTTTGTGGAGGACGTGGAAAACATCCTTGGTATGATTCATGTTTTGGTATTGAAGTTATAACTATAATAGATTTCAGTAAATGTTTGACTTCTTCGAGGATGGCTAAATTACTTCTTGTTATGCTGGATTTCCAATAAAAAGTGCCAAATTTCCAAGACGCACCTTTTGCTATCTCGCATTTACTCTTTAACCTCTCACATTTACTTATCTTGCCCTTTAGAATCGCTAATTGAATTTAGTTTTCAAGTAGTTACTGTTcagaatttcaataatatcatatcatgtcatatactCATATGCCATATATCTCGCATTTACTCTTTAACCTCTCACATTTACTTATCTTGCCCTTTAGAATCGCTAATTGAATTTAGTTTTCAAGTAGGTACTGTTCAGGATTTCAATAATATCATATCATGTTATATGCTCATATGCCATATAATATATATCAATGTATCATAGattcatatatgtccaggttcacgattcaaatgaaaatcattaaaattacaaaattgacaataaaaaataataattgtcatccatcttcatcaatcatcaaaaggatctaggtcaagatcatcatcattttcatttgcCATGGTTATTAGTATGTGATTGAAgggaattcttttttttttttttaatgtttaaaagTGACTTAACCCAGCCGGTGAACCTGGGTTCAGCCGGGTCCAAAAGGGTTCACCCCAGGGGTCCTGGGGTGAACCCTGGACGGACCCAGTGTGAACCAGGACTCACACAGATCCGGTCCAGGCTAGAGCCTTCGGACAGGTCAACCTGGTATCACGGAGTTTTTAGGATCCTCATCGCTGGGGTGAACCCAGGACGGACCTGTTGCAAACCCAGTGTGAACCAGGACCCACACGGATCCGGTCCAGGCTAAAGCCTTCAGACAGGTGAACCTGGTATCACAGAGTTTTTAGGATCCTCATCTGGATCAGTCTTTGATACTTGTTTTGAAATGATTATGCTATTGCTTCCTTATCAAACTTGAAAACTGCACTTCCAGCAAGcttgttattttgaattgcttaGTTATTGTTATTAAATGAAATGCTTATCTTGTATTTGGCTGAGAGTGTACATCTCATTTAACTTGTCAATACATTCACTTGGGGAGctataatttttttatatgttaTTTATTTCTATTGATGTGCAATCAAGTTTTAATGAGTGTTTGGCAGTTGGTATCTGGAATGCCATAGATGTGTAATCAAGTTTTAACGAGTGTTTGGCAGTTGGTACCTAGAATGCCATAGAACCTTAAGGCAATTTGTTCATTTTGCATCATGACCATTAGTGAAATTTACCTATTTGGAAGCTTTTTGGAATTAAGTTGGTATATTACATTGAACGATGATACATATAATATCCATTTTTTGTGCTCCAATTTTTAGTGATTGTAATTGTAGCAGGTGATTGCAGTTTAATTATGTCCACTGTATCTCTTAATAGACCCTTTTTTACTACTGTTTCAGGAAAAGTTGAGGATGTGAGTAAGGTTCAAACACTTCTTTTTAGTGCAACAATGCCGAATTGGGTAAAGCAGGTGGGGTTTCTGACAGTGCTCAATGTGGCATTGTAAATATTTTCAAATCTTGTGTGCTGTTTAGCTGTTTATTTGTGGAAACTACAGTACGCGCTGATGCTTATGTTTCTTGAGTTGGTTTCCAGTTTTTTCTTATTCCATGCAAATGCTTGATACCTCATTTTTACCTCTCTAACAGATTGCATCAAAATTCTTCAAGCCTGATAGAAAAACTGCAGATCTTGTTGGTGATGATAAGATGAAGGCTAGTACAAGTATAAGGCACATTGTTCTTCCCTGCTTTTACAAAGCAAGAGCAACGGTTATACCAGATGTCATTCGCTGCTACAGCAGGTTAGGC contains these protein-coding regions:
- the LOC131049985 gene encoding DEAD-box ATP-dependent RNA helicase 7, whose translation is MPALEVISAPKMESKKKSKHSPFSAEKKKKSSKTEEEENEEAEMGFERVNSKRKLSKSAAGEEPSPKKKKKKKSWDSDVEEEKVAAQKYEVEKEDDDEDEGETEVENLNAVSNFNISEALRQKLKSKGIESLFPIQAMTFETIYKGFDLVGRARTGQGKTLAFVLPILESLTSGQYAKDRNKSYGKLPSVIVLVPTRELAKQVHSDFEFYGGSVGINTCCVYGGAPYGPQENALRRGVDVVVGTPGRIKDHIERGSLNLKSLKFRVLDEADEMLNMGFVEDVENILGKVEDVSKVQTLLFSATMPNWVKQIASKFFKPDRKTADLVGDDKMKASTSIRHIVLPCFYKARATVIPDVIRCYSSGGRSIVFTETKNDASELAESFPGKARALHGDIQQSQREVTLAGFRSGKFSILVATDVAARGLDINDVQLIIQCEPPRDVETYIHRSGRTGRAGNTGISVMLYDRKKQYMISQIEMKAGVKFERASAPQPADIARASGLTAVDSIMGVADSVLPVFRQSAEELIKNSGVPAADIIAKALAKIAGYTEVKKRSLLSSQENNVTLILKSGKVMYSATYAFTTLRRIIPEDNMAGISGMSLTVDGTAAVFDVPSEHVDLFLAGQNNADGIVIEVLESLPELQVRNDQSRGGGFGNGYGRGGRGGNSNGRSWGGSRGGGSGSRRGGSGGSRGRGGSWGNQQKRW